In the Synechococcales cyanobacterium T60_A2020_003 genome, AACCTGGCGATCGAGCTGGCGGAGGTCACGGAGGGCCCCTTGCCGGACGAATTGACCCAGCGCATCCAGAGGGGTAAATTCTGTGCCCGCTTTCCAGTTCACATCTTGAGTCATGGGGGTTAGGTGGGTTCCTGGCAACACGTTGAGCTGAGTTCGATCGGGAAAGCGCTTTGTGATGACCGCCGCAAGGGACTGAGTTTGATCAATCGTGTCGTTGGTGAAGCGAATCAGGAGATTGTGGGGAACTTTGTAATACTCCTGGACGAGTTGGTTGGTTTCCTCCGGTGACGGGGTGAATTCTACGGCAAGGGTAGGAGCCGCCTGAAAGACTTGATCGAGAAATGGAATAGAGCGGCGGGCGGGATAGTTGTTGAATGAAATCAACACATTTCCGGTGCGTTCCTCTTCATAGACGCTGTTAATCAGCAGGTGCAGCTTACAGCCCATGCTGTGTCCGAGACCGTACACTGGG is a window encoding:
- a CDS encoding DUF1350 family protein, encoding MDWQEIYSNWVLIPPRPVAIVHFLGGAFVGTAPHLTYRVLLESLAKGGYGIVATPFVNTFDHAAIARQALLSYERAMDYLQQRVLRRPDLPVYGLGHSMGCKLHLLINSVYEEERTGNVLISFNNYPARRSIPFLDQVFQAAPTLAVEFTPSPEETNQLVQEYYKVPHNLLIRFTNDTIDQTQSLAAVITKRFPDRTQLNVLPGTHLTPMTQDVNWKAGTEFTPLDALGQFVRQGALRDLRQLDRQVRLWLDERTNH